A window of Elgaria multicarinata webbii isolate HBS135686 ecotype San Diego chromosome 2, rElgMul1.1.pri, whole genome shotgun sequence contains these coding sequences:
- the CLMN gene encoding calmin isoform X2: MVVEQEVKQVKLVSIDAAEIADGNSSMVLGLIWNIILFFQIKELTGNLNRNSSSSSLSSGPSGPDSDTSHPSTPNVERSMSVSVKDQRKTIKALLTWVQRKTRKYGVAVQDFASSWRSGLAFLAIIKAIDSNLVDMKQALEKSSRDNLEDAFGIAQDHLGIARLLEPEDIMVDSPDEQSIMTYVAQFLEHFPELEGEDFSDPDKEFPVESTHVHLRESPEEEKQGKVLILNENGENTYMSQLDRSQSPPHKIHMHGSPLDHFHMAGEDLNAEEPQSPCSLPITEPIGFQSCSVTDILANNVNRSEGTQESMGDSSKQNDDHPPTVLMYRTHSVDMTESEEFTVQKPTNETKGSLDRKTCSLSWTSHPPKTVPEHLSKKLEYPMSESQEEDSVQKHVLHMLHEEISNLPEKCEYAKEGSDVKEMHVAHQEIDGPNFKDNSEASGPSERWPIRNTPKSLDITNEDGSMAMMASNSSKVSVIPHDLFYYPHYDVPISAVLDAFATPEADPSLSENNKICTELLENCLAENELLSQNIEEDIPKPGRRISTNVASTEMDGKVLEKQKKYTHIHSKSSLNKAAVAGKNVVPKSNSNATSPQQDSAHPDVPVIVVNQFDPAAEERKLPEERSKRKEKRKNKAIFQGENAQSPKPGSTRLLDKLEEEFTDYQGLSRVSHSDPNVVSQRYSPDSTSKQSGSTDVQNSMATSEITSPSVRKRKDPEKKEDPEKADPTPATTSQTDQPELFYFIVFLWVLVYCLLLLPQLTSSPL, from the exons ATGGTGGTGGAGCAGGAAGTGAAACAG gtaAAGTTGGTTAGCATTGATGCAGCTGAAATAGCAGATGGAAACTCTTCCATGGTACTGGGCCTCATATGGAACATAATCCTGTTTTTtcag ATTAAGGAACTTACAGGCAACCTCAATAGGAACTCCTCTTCTTCCAGCCTGTCATCAGGGCCCAGCGGCCCTGATTCGGACACCTCTCATCCCAGCACTCCTAATGTCGAGAGAAGCATGTCGGTTTCAGTGAAGGATCAGCGGAAAACAATCAAGGCCCTATTGACCTGGGTTCAAAGGAAAACTAGAAA GTATGGCGTTGCAGTTCAGGACTTTGCCAGCAGTTGGCGAAGTGGCCTCGCTTTCTTGGCCATAATCAAAGCGATAGATTCCAACTTAGTAGACATGAAGCAAGCTTTGGAGAAATCATCCCGGGACAATTTGGAGGATGCATTTGGTATAGCACAAGACCATCTGGGTATTGCAAGACTTCTAGAACCAGAAG ACATCATGGTTGACTCACCTGACGAACAGTCCATTATGACCTACGTGGCACAGTTTTTAGAACATTTCCCGGAACTGGAAGGG GAAGACTTTTCAGATCCAGACAAGGAATTTCCAGTTGAATCTACTCATGTCCACCTCAGAGAATCAccagaggaagaaaaacagggaaaggttttaattctgAATGAAAACGGGGAGAACACGTATATGTCTCAACTAGACAGAAGCCAGTCGCCTCCCCATAAAATCCATATGCATGGTtcaccccttgatcattttcatATGGCCGGCGAAGACTTGAATGCAGAAGAGCCTCAGTCTCCCTGCTCTTTGCCAATAACAGAACCCATTGGTTTTCAGTCCTGTTCTGTTACTGACATTCTTGCCAATAACGTAAACAGATCTGAAGGGACTCAAGAGAGCATGGGCGATTCATCGAAGCAGAATGATGACCATCCACCAACCGTTCTTATGTATCGCACCCATTCCGTTGATATGACTGAGTCTGAAGAATTTACTGTGCAGAAGCCAACCAATGAAACAAAAGGATCACTTGACAGAAAGACTTGCTCCTTATCTTGGACTTCACATCCACCTAAAACTGTGCCAGAACATCTGTCAAAGAAACTTGAATATCCAATGTCAGAGTCTCAAGAGGAAGACAGTGTGCAAAAGCATGTATTACACATGTTGCATGAGGAAATATCTAACCTTCCAGAAAAGTGTGAATATGCAAAGGAGGGGTCTGATGTGAAGGAAATGCATGTTGCTCATCAGGAAATTGATGGACCCAATTTCAAGGATAATTCAGAAGCATCTGGCCCATCTGAACGCTGGCCAATTAGAAACACTCCCAAGAGCTTAGATATCACCAATGAAGATGGGTCAATGGCTATGATGGCATCAAATTCTTCTAAAGTTTCTGTAATCCCCCATGACCTCTTTTATTATCCACATTATGACGTTCCTATATCAGCAGTCTTGGATGCTTTTGCCACTCCAGAAGCAGACCCGTCCctttcagaaaacaacaaaatctGCACTGAGCTTCTTGAGAATTGTTTGGCTGAGAATGAGCTCCTTAGCCAAAATATTGAGGAGGACATTCCAAAGCCAGGCCGACGTATCAGTACGAACGTTGCATCGACGGAAATGGATGGTAAAGTcctggaaaagcagaaaaaataTACCCATATTCATTCCAAGTCTTCCCTGAACAAGGCTGCTGTAGCTGGGAAGAACGTGGTGCCCAAGTCAAACAGCAATGCAACCTCTCCTCAGCAGGATTCCGCTCACCCGGATGTCCCTGTG aTTGTGGTAAACCAATTTGATCCTGCAGCCGAAGAAAGGAAACTGCCAGAAGAAAGAAgtaagaggaaagaaaaaaggaagaacaagGCAATTTTCCAAGGAGAAAACGCCCAGAGTCCAAAACCTGGCTCTACGCGGTTACTAGATAAGCTAGAAGAAGAATTCACAGATTATCAGGGGCTTTCAAG GGTAAGCCACAGTGATCCCAATGTTGTTTCCCAAAGATATTCTCCTGATTCAACCAGTAAG CAAAGTGGCAGCACTGATGTACAGAACAGCATGGCCACAAGTGAAATCACAAGTCCCTCTGTCAG GAAGAGAAAAGACCCTGAAAAGAAAGAAGATCCAGAAAAGGCAGATCCAACACCTGCCACCACTTCCCAGACAGACCAACCTGAGCTCTTCTACTTCATTGTTTTCCTCTGGGTCCTTGTCTACTGCTTATTGCTCCTCCCACAGCTTACTAGCAGCCCGCTTTGA
- the CLMN gene encoding calmin isoform X1: MAGSEWDWFQREELIGQISDIRVQNLQVERENVQKRTFTRWINLHLEKCSPPLEVKDLLGDIKDGKILMALLEVLSGQNLLHEYKPSTHRIFRLNNIAKALKFLEDSNVKLVSIDAAEIADGNSSMVLGLIWNIILFFQIKELTGNLNRNSSSSSLSSGPSGPDSDTSHPSTPNVERSMSVSVKDQRKTIKALLTWVQRKTRKYGVAVQDFASSWRSGLAFLAIIKAIDSNLVDMKQALEKSSRDNLEDAFGIAQDHLGIARLLEPEDIMVDSPDEQSIMTYVAQFLEHFPELEGEDFSDPDKEFPVESTHVHLRESPEEEKQGKVLILNENGENTYMSQLDRSQSPPHKIHMHGSPLDHFHMAGEDLNAEEPQSPCSLPITEPIGFQSCSVTDILANNVNRSEGTQESMGDSSKQNDDHPPTVLMYRTHSVDMTESEEFTVQKPTNETKGSLDRKTCSLSWTSHPPKTVPEHLSKKLEYPMSESQEEDSVQKHVLHMLHEEISNLPEKCEYAKEGSDVKEMHVAHQEIDGPNFKDNSEASGPSERWPIRNTPKSLDITNEDGSMAMMASNSSKVSVIPHDLFYYPHYDVPISAVLDAFATPEADPSLSENNKICTELLENCLAENELLSQNIEEDIPKPGRRISTNVASTEMDGKVLEKQKKYTHIHSKSSLNKAAVAGKNVVPKSNSNATSPQQDSAHPDVPVIVVNQFDPAAEERKLPEERSKRKEKRKNKAIFQGENAQSPKPGSTRLLDKLEEEFTDYQGLSRVSHSDPNVVSQRYSPDSTSKQSGSTDVQNSMATSEITSPSVRKRKDPEKKEDPEKADPTPATTSQTDQPELFYFIVFLWVLVYCLLLLPQLTSSPL, encoded by the exons tggagagggaaaatgtgcagaaaaggactTTCACCCGGTGGATTAATCTGCATTTGGAAAAG TGCAGCCCCCCTCTGGAAGTGAAAGATTTGTTGGGTGATATTAAAGATGGCAAAATTTTGATGGCTTTACTGGAGGTTCTCTCTGGACAAAATCTG ctGCACGAATACAAGCCCTCAACCCATCGTATTTTTCGACTGAACAATATTGCAAAGGCTCTTAAGTTTTTGGAGGATAGCAAC gtaAAGTTGGTTAGCATTGATGCAGCTGAAATAGCAGATGGAAACTCTTCCATGGTACTGGGCCTCATATGGAACATAATCCTGTTTTTtcag ATTAAGGAACTTACAGGCAACCTCAATAGGAACTCCTCTTCTTCCAGCCTGTCATCAGGGCCCAGCGGCCCTGATTCGGACACCTCTCATCCCAGCACTCCTAATGTCGAGAGAAGCATGTCGGTTTCAGTGAAGGATCAGCGGAAAACAATCAAGGCCCTATTGACCTGGGTTCAAAGGAAAACTAGAAA GTATGGCGTTGCAGTTCAGGACTTTGCCAGCAGTTGGCGAAGTGGCCTCGCTTTCTTGGCCATAATCAAAGCGATAGATTCCAACTTAGTAGACATGAAGCAAGCTTTGGAGAAATCATCCCGGGACAATTTGGAGGATGCATTTGGTATAGCACAAGACCATCTGGGTATTGCAAGACTTCTAGAACCAGAAG ACATCATGGTTGACTCACCTGACGAACAGTCCATTATGACCTACGTGGCACAGTTTTTAGAACATTTCCCGGAACTGGAAGGG GAAGACTTTTCAGATCCAGACAAGGAATTTCCAGTTGAATCTACTCATGTCCACCTCAGAGAATCAccagaggaagaaaaacagggaaaggttttaattctgAATGAAAACGGGGAGAACACGTATATGTCTCAACTAGACAGAAGCCAGTCGCCTCCCCATAAAATCCATATGCATGGTtcaccccttgatcattttcatATGGCCGGCGAAGACTTGAATGCAGAAGAGCCTCAGTCTCCCTGCTCTTTGCCAATAACAGAACCCATTGGTTTTCAGTCCTGTTCTGTTACTGACATTCTTGCCAATAACGTAAACAGATCTGAAGGGACTCAAGAGAGCATGGGCGATTCATCGAAGCAGAATGATGACCATCCACCAACCGTTCTTATGTATCGCACCCATTCCGTTGATATGACTGAGTCTGAAGAATTTACTGTGCAGAAGCCAACCAATGAAACAAAAGGATCACTTGACAGAAAGACTTGCTCCTTATCTTGGACTTCACATCCACCTAAAACTGTGCCAGAACATCTGTCAAAGAAACTTGAATATCCAATGTCAGAGTCTCAAGAGGAAGACAGTGTGCAAAAGCATGTATTACACATGTTGCATGAGGAAATATCTAACCTTCCAGAAAAGTGTGAATATGCAAAGGAGGGGTCTGATGTGAAGGAAATGCATGTTGCTCATCAGGAAATTGATGGACCCAATTTCAAGGATAATTCAGAAGCATCTGGCCCATCTGAACGCTGGCCAATTAGAAACACTCCCAAGAGCTTAGATATCACCAATGAAGATGGGTCAATGGCTATGATGGCATCAAATTCTTCTAAAGTTTCTGTAATCCCCCATGACCTCTTTTATTATCCACATTATGACGTTCCTATATCAGCAGTCTTGGATGCTTTTGCCACTCCAGAAGCAGACCCGTCCctttcagaaaacaacaaaatctGCACTGAGCTTCTTGAGAATTGTTTGGCTGAGAATGAGCTCCTTAGCCAAAATATTGAGGAGGACATTCCAAAGCCAGGCCGACGTATCAGTACGAACGTTGCATCGACGGAAATGGATGGTAAAGTcctggaaaagcagaaaaaataTACCCATATTCATTCCAAGTCTTCCCTGAACAAGGCTGCTGTAGCTGGGAAGAACGTGGTGCCCAAGTCAAACAGCAATGCAACCTCTCCTCAGCAGGATTCCGCTCACCCGGATGTCCCTGTG aTTGTGGTAAACCAATTTGATCCTGCAGCCGAAGAAAGGAAACTGCCAGAAGAAAGAAgtaagaggaaagaaaaaaggaagaacaagGCAATTTTCCAAGGAGAAAACGCCCAGAGTCCAAAACCTGGCTCTACGCGGTTACTAGATAAGCTAGAAGAAGAATTCACAGATTATCAGGGGCTTTCAAG GGTAAGCCACAGTGATCCCAATGTTGTTTCCCAAAGATATTCTCCTGATTCAACCAGTAAG CAAAGTGGCAGCACTGATGTACAGAACAGCATGGCCACAAGTGAAATCACAAGTCCCTCTGTCAG GAAGAGAAAAGACCCTGAAAAGAAAGAAGATCCAGAAAAGGCAGATCCAACACCTGCCACCACTTCCCAGACAGACCAACCTGAGCTCTTCTACTTCATTGTTTTCCTCTGGGTCCTTGTCTACTGCTTATTGCTCCTCCCACAGCTTACTAGCAGCCCGCTTTGA